A region of Streptomyces halobius DNA encodes the following proteins:
- the dnaA gene encoding chromosomal replication initiator protein DnaA — MADVPADLAAVWPRVLDHLLRAEADGLKPKDQDWLKRTQPLALVADTALLAVPNEFAKGVLEGRLAPLIGEALSHECGRPVRIAITVDDSSEEPPAPSGPPVPQQHQQAQHQPSHQSQQQHDAYDGYDSRHDGRQGYGRQGDELPSVRPAYPDYQQHRPEPGAWPQHSAMGPGPRDDYGWQQQHLGGFPERDPYASPPPSHVSQHQQAQNDYRAQPAERSGPPQHPDGARSPYDQSRRELPEHQPPGRSGPGPALPAPSGAPGPLAAQPAPAPGPGEPTARLNPKYLFDTFVIGASNRFAHAAAVAVAEAPAKAYNPLFIYGESGLGKTHLLHAIGHYARSLYPGTRVRYVSSEEFTNEFINSIRDGKADAFRKRYRDMDILLVDDIQFLASKESTQEEFFHTFNTLHNANKQIVLSSDRPPKQLVTLEDRLRNRFEWGLITDVQPPELETRIAILRKKAVQEQLNAPPEVLEFIASRISRNIRELEGALIRVTAFASLNRQPVDLGLTEIVLKDLIPGGEDAAPEITATAIMAATADYFGLTIDDLCGSSRSRVLVTARQIAMYLCRELTDLSLPKIGAQFGGRDHTTVMHADRKIRALMAERRSIYNQVTELTNRIKNG; from the coding sequence GTGGCTGATGTACCTGCCGATCTTGCCGCAGTGTGGCCGCGCGTACTCGACCATCTCCTCAGGGCCGAGGCCGACGGGCTCAAACCCAAGGACCAGGACTGGCTCAAGCGCACGCAGCCGCTGGCACTGGTCGCCGACACCGCGCTGCTTGCAGTCCCCAACGAATTCGCCAAGGGTGTGCTCGAAGGCCGTCTGGCGCCACTGATCGGCGAGGCCCTCAGCCATGAGTGCGGCCGCCCGGTCCGGATCGCGATCACCGTGGACGACTCCTCCGAGGAGCCTCCGGCTCCGTCCGGGCCGCCCGTCCCTCAGCAGCACCAGCAGGCACAGCACCAACCGTCGCATCAGTCTCAGCAGCAGCACGATGCGTACGACGGTTACGACAGCCGCCACGACGGCCGGCAGGGCTACGGACGCCAGGGCGACGAGCTGCCCAGCGTCCGGCCCGCCTACCCGGATTACCAGCAGCACCGGCCCGAGCCCGGAGCCTGGCCGCAGCACTCCGCCATGGGTCCCGGCCCGCGCGACGACTACGGCTGGCAACAGCAGCACCTCGGCGGCTTCCCCGAGCGCGATCCGTACGCCTCTCCGCCGCCCTCCCACGTATCGCAGCACCAGCAGGCGCAGAACGACTACCGCGCGCAACCCGCCGAGCGCTCCGGGCCGCCGCAGCACCCGGACGGCGCGCGCTCGCCCTACGACCAGTCGCGCCGCGAGCTCCCCGAGCACCAGCCGCCGGGGCGGTCCGGTCCCGGCCCCGCGCTGCCCGCGCCCAGCGGGGCGCCCGGCCCGCTCGCCGCGCAGCCCGCGCCGGCGCCGGGCCCCGGTGAGCCGACCGCGCGGCTGAATCCCAAATACCTCTTCGACACCTTCGTCATCGGTGCCTCGAACCGCTTCGCGCACGCCGCCGCGGTCGCCGTCGCCGAAGCGCCGGCCAAGGCGTACAACCCGCTGTTCATCTACGGCGAGTCCGGCCTCGGCAAGACCCACCTGCTGCACGCGATCGGGCACTACGCGCGGAGTCTGTACCCCGGCACCCGGGTGCGGTATGTGAGCTCGGAGGAGTTCACCAACGAATTCATCAACTCCATCCGCGACGGCAAGGCGGACGCGTTCCGCAAGCGCTACCGCGACATGGACATCCTGCTCGTCGACGACATCCAGTTCCTGGCGAGCAAGGAGTCGACGCAGGAGGAGTTCTTCCACACCTTCAACACGCTGCACAACGCGAACAAGCAGATCGTGCTGTCCAGCGACCGGCCGCCCAAGCAGCTGGTCACCCTGGAGGACCGGCTGCGCAACCGCTTCGAGTGGGGTCTGATCACGGATGTCCAGCCGCCCGAGCTGGAGACCCGGATCGCGATCCTCCGCAAGAAGGCGGTGCAGGAGCAGCTGAACGCGCCGCCCGAGGTCCTGGAATTCATCGCCTCCCGGATCTCCCGCAATATCCGCGAGCTGGAGGGCGCGCTGATCCGGGTCACGGCGTTCGCGTCGCTCAACCGGCAGCCGGTGGACCTGGGGCTCACCGAGATCGTGCTGAAGGACCTGATCCCGGGGGGCGAGGACGCCGCACCGGAGATCACCGCGACCGCGATCATGGCCGCGACCGCCGACTACTTCGGGCTGACCATCGACGACCTGTGCGGGTCCTCGCGCAGCCGGGTCCTGGTGACGGCCCGCCAGATCGCGATGTATCTGTGCCGGGAGCTGACCGACCTCTCGCTGCCGAAGATCGGCGCGCAGTTCGGCGGCCGGGACCATACGACCGTGATGCACGCCGACCGCAAGATCCGCGCGCTGATGGCCGAGCGGCGCTCCATCTACAACCAGGTCACCGAGCTCACCAACCGCATCAAGAACGGCTGA
- the rsmG gene encoding 16S rRNA (guanine(527)-N(7))-methyltransferase RsmG, which translates to MTEAAAELPPAPKAAQEVFGERFPEAVRYGELLADAGVTRGLIGPREVPRLWERHLLNCAVLSEVVPRGVSVCDVGSGAGLPGIPLALVRPDLKITLLEPLLRRTNFLQEVVELLGLDHVTVVRGRAEEVMGKIPQVHVVTARAVAPLDRLAGWGVPLLRPYGEMLALKGDTAEEELKAARAALSKLGVVETSVVHVGEGIVDPPSTVVRVEVGESPGGVRFAAKRAKAARVSRGSRGRRR; encoded by the coding sequence GTGACGGAGGCAGCAGCGGAGCTCCCTCCTGCGCCGAAAGCGGCACAGGAGGTATTCGGTGAGCGCTTTCCGGAGGCCGTGCGATACGGCGAACTGCTCGCCGACGCGGGCGTGACGCGGGGCCTGATCGGCCCACGCGAGGTGCCGCGGTTGTGGGAGCGGCATCTGCTGAACTGCGCGGTGCTCTCCGAGGTGGTGCCGAGGGGCGTCTCGGTCTGCGATGTGGGGTCGGGTGCCGGGCTGCCCGGCATTCCGCTGGCCCTGGTGCGTCCGGATCTGAAGATCACGCTCCTGGAGCCGCTGCTGCGGCGTACCAATTTCCTTCAGGAAGTCGTCGAGCTGCTCGGGCTGGATCATGTGACGGTCGTGCGGGGGCGGGCCGAGGAGGTCATGGGCAAGATTCCGCAGGTGCATGTGGTGACCGCGCGGGCCGTCGCACCGCTCGACCGGCTGGCCGGCTGGGGGGTTCCGTTGCTGCGCCCCTACGGCGAGATGCTGGCGCTCAAGGGCGACACCGCGGAGGAGGAGCTCAAGGCCGCTCGGGCGGCGCTGAGCAAGCTCGGCGTGGTGGAGACCTCGGTGGTGCATGTGGGCGAAGGCATCGTGGATCCGCCCTCGACGGTGGTGCGGGTCGAGGTGGGCGAGAGCCCGGGGGGCGTGCGGTTCGCGGCCAAGCGGGCGAAGGCCGCCCGCGTCAGCCGGGGGTCGAGGGGCCGTCGGCGCTGA
- a CDS encoding GNAT family N-acetyltransferase: MGRQLVPLTLDNLPDLPKRCRSCVFWELDPVSGEAAVKAGRPELEKEAWISAVLLEWGSCGRVVYVDDVPVGFVMYAPPAYVPRSTAFPTSPVSPDAVQLLTAWLTPGYQGQGLGRVMVQTVAKDLIQRGFKAIEAFGDAHWTEPACVLPADHLLAVGFKTVRPHPRFPRLRLELRATISWKEDVELALDRLLGAVQKEPALRPL, translated from the coding sequence ATGGGCCGTCAACTCGTACCGCTCACGCTGGACAACCTTCCGGATCTCCCCAAGCGCTGCCGTTCCTGCGTCTTCTGGGAACTCGACCCCGTCAGCGGTGAAGCCGCGGTAAAGGCGGGCCGGCCCGAGCTGGAGAAGGAAGCCTGGATCTCGGCGGTACTGCTGGAGTGGGGATCCTGCGGGCGCGTTGTCTATGTCGACGATGTGCCGGTCGGGTTCGTGATGTATGCCCCGCCGGCCTATGTGCCGCGGTCCACGGCCTTTCCCACCAGCCCGGTGTCGCCGGACGCGGTGCAGCTGCTGACGGCATGGCTGACGCCCGGCTATCAGGGGCAGGGGTTGGGGCGGGTCATGGTGCAGACCGTCGCCAAGGATCTTATCCAGCGCGGCTTCAAGGCCATCGAGGCATTCGGCGATGCCCACTGGACCGAACCGGCATGTGTCCTGCCCGCCGACCATCTCCTCGCAGTGGGCTTCAAGACCGTACGCCCGCACCCGCGCTTTCCGCGGCTGCGGCTGGAGCTGCGGGCCACGATCTCGTGGAAGGAAGATGTGGAGCTGGCTCTTGACCGGCTGCTGGGCGCCGTACAGAAGGAGCCGGCTCTGCGGCCGCTGTAA
- a CDS encoding ParB/RepB/Spo0J family partition protein: MSERRRGLGRGLGALIPAAPQSTDQAGSAVGRGATSPSAVPVLAPERGVAAAKVAGLSAHDVSRETEPPAKPETPAAAVSDVAGAHFAEVPLAAIKPNPRQPREVFDEDALAELVTSIREVGLLQPVVVRQTAPDTYELIMGERRWRACREAGLEKIPAIVRATDDDKLLLDALLENLHRAQLNPLEEAAAYDQLLKDFNCTHDELADRIGRSRPQVSNTLRLLNLSPSVQNRLAAGVLSAGHARALLSVEDSEEQDHLARRIVAEGLSVRTVEEIVKLMGSTPKSTSKAKGPRAGTRVSPALTGLATRLSDRFETRVKVDLGQKKGKIVVEFASIEDLERILGTLAPGEGRVLGKSLAEENQNEE, from the coding sequence GTGAGTGAACGACGTAGAGGGCTGGGCCGTGGGCTCGGTGCGCTGATCCCTGCGGCACCGCAGAGCACGGACCAGGCCGGCAGCGCGGTGGGTCGGGGAGCGACGTCACCGTCGGCCGTACCGGTATTGGCCCCGGAACGAGGAGTGGCGGCGGCCAAGGTCGCCGGGCTGTCGGCGCACGATGTTTCACGTGAAACGGAACCGCCGGCCAAGCCGGAGACACCGGCGGCGGCCGTATCGGACGTCGCGGGTGCGCACTTCGCCGAGGTGCCGCTGGCCGCGATCAAGCCCAACCCGCGGCAGCCCCGTGAGGTCTTCGACGAGGACGCCCTGGCCGAGCTGGTCACCTCCATCCGGGAGGTGGGCCTGCTCCAGCCGGTGGTGGTACGTCAGACGGCGCCGGACACCTATGAGCTCATCATGGGCGAGCGCCGCTGGCGGGCGTGCCGTGAGGCCGGGCTGGAGAAGATTCCCGCCATCGTCCGGGCCACCGACGACGACAAGCTGCTGCTGGACGCGCTGCTGGAGAATCTGCACCGGGCTCAGCTCAACCCGCTGGAAGAGGCAGCCGCCTACGACCAGTTGCTGAAGGACTTCAATTGCACGCATGACGAGCTGGCCGACCGGATCGGGCGATCGCGTCCGCAGGTCTCCAATACGCTGCGGCTGTTGAATCTCTCGCCGTCCGTGCAGAACCGGCTCGCGGCGGGAGTGCTCTCCGCGGGACACGCCCGTGCTCTGCTCTCCGTGGAGGACTCGGAGGAGCAGGACCACCTGGCACGCCGCATCGTGGCGGAGGGGCTGTCGGTGCGCACGGTCGAGGAGATCGTGAAGCTGATGGGCTCGACTCCCAAGAGCACGAGCAAGGCGAAGGGTCCCCGTGCGGGCACCCGGGTGTCCCCCGCGCTCACCGGTCTCGCTACCCGGCTGTCCGACCGCTTCGAGACCCGGGTGAAGGTCGATCTCGGTCAGAAGAAGGGAAAGATCGTCGTCGAGTTCGCTTCGATAGAAGATCTGGAGCGCATCCTGGGCACGCTCGCCCCCGGTGAAGGACGCGTTCTGGGGAAGTCGCTGGCCGAGGAGAACCAGAACGAGGAATGA
- the rpmH gene encoding 50S ribosomal protein L34: MSKRTFQPNNRRRAKTHGFRLRMRTRAGRAILASRRGKGRARLSA; this comes from the coding sequence GTGAGCAAGCGCACCTTCCAGCCGAACAACCGCCGTCGCGCGAAGACCCATGGCTTCCGTCTGCGCATGCGGACCCGCGCCGGCCGCGCCATCCTCGCGTCCCGTCGTGGCAAGGGTCGCGCCCGCCTGTCGGCCTGA
- a CDS encoding Jag family protein: MTDTNPATKGTDTLTRLEQEGEIAADYLEGLLDIADLDGDIDMDVEADRAAVSIIGDATSRDLQKLVGRDGEVLEALQELTRLAVHRETGDRSRLMLDIAGFRARKREELAKIGAKAAEEARGTGEPVKLDPMTPFERKVVHDAVAEAGLRSESEGEEPQRRVVVLPA; this comes from the coding sequence GTGACGGACACGAACCCTGCCACCAAGGGCACCGACACCCTGACCCGCCTGGAGCAGGAAGGCGAGATCGCGGCCGACTACCTGGAGGGGCTGCTGGACATCGCGGACCTCGACGGCGACATCGACATGGACGTCGAGGCCGACCGCGCCGCCGTGTCGATCATCGGCGACGCGACCAGCCGTGATCTGCAGAAGCTGGTCGGCCGGGACGGTGAGGTGCTGGAGGCGCTGCAGGAGCTGACCCGGCTCGCCGTGCACCGCGAGACCGGTGACCGCAGCCGTCTGATGCTGGACATCGCGGGCTTCCGGGCGCGTAAGCGTGAGGAGCTTGCCAAGATCGGCGCGAAGGCGGCCGAGGAGGCCAGGGGCACCGGTGAGCCGGTGAAGCTCGACCCGATGACACCGTTCGAGCGCAAGGTCGTCCATGACGCGGTGGCCGAGGCGGGACTGCGCAGCGAGTCGGAGGGCGAGGAGCCGCAGCGCCGCGTGGTTGTCCTCCCGGCCTGA
- the yidD gene encoding membrane protein insertion efficiency factor YidD, whose product MKYPLLLLIKIYQWTISPLLGPVCKYYPSCSHYGYTAIDRHGAVKGTALTAWRILRCNPWSLGGVDHVPPRKRPVWHQRLRSRLGGPTVPEPVAPPETQPNAQGA is encoded by the coding sequence GTGAAGTACCCGCTGCTTCTCTTGATCAAGATCTACCAGTGGACCATCAGCCCCCTGCTGGGCCCGGTCTGCAAGTACTACCCGTCGTGCTCGCACTATGGCTATACCGCCATCGACCGGCACGGCGCGGTGAAAGGGACCGCGCTGACCGCCTGGCGCATCCTGCGATGCAATCCGTGGTCGCTCGGTGGCGTCGACCACGTCCCACCCCGGAAGCGTCCGGTTTGGCATCAGCGGCTGAGGAGCCGCCTGGGCGGGCCCACCGTCCCTGAGCCTGTCGCCCCGCCCGAGACTCAGCCCAACGCCCAAGGAGCCTGA
- the yidC gene encoding membrane protein insertase YidC has product MDTILNPLYIAVSWIIVQFHSFFSLIFDKNSGAAWGLAIVSLVVLIRICLIPLFVKQIKATRNMQALQPKMKAIQERYKSDKQRQSEEMMKLYKETGTNPLSSCLPILAQSPFFIALYQVLNHIANNQTVGVINQSLLDSANKAHIFGAPLAAKFMDDAGKIENLGASLTDVRVVTVIMIVLMSASQFYTQRQLMTKNVDLTVKTPFMQQQKMLMYVFPVMFAVFGINFPVGVLVYWLTTNVWTLGQQMFVIRRNPTPGSKAFTERQERLRAKGKLVEAPAEVAAKQAAEEARQQRQQPKRQPKSKRQAAAGGGQARTRAGSGQGASQKQSLEKKAPQDSKANGATPAKGGSASGSRNTKSGQRKGQQRPKHPSKK; this is encoded by the coding sequence GTGGACACGATCCTGAATCCTCTCTATATCGCTGTTTCCTGGATCATCGTCCAGTTCCACTCGTTCTTCAGCCTGATCTTCGACAAGAACAGTGGCGCGGCGTGGGGTCTGGCCATCGTCTCGCTGGTGGTGCTGATCCGTATCTGCCTGATCCCGCTCTTCGTGAAGCAGATCAAGGCGACGCGGAACATGCAGGCGCTCCAGCCCAAGATGAAGGCGATCCAGGAGCGCTACAAGAGCGACAAGCAGCGCCAGTCCGAAGAGATGATGAAGCTCTACAAGGAGACGGGCACCAACCCGCTGTCGAGCTGTCTCCCGATTCTGGCTCAGTCGCCGTTCTTCATCGCCCTGTATCAGGTCCTGAACCACATCGCGAACAACCAGACCGTCGGCGTCATCAACCAGTCGCTGCTGGACAGTGCCAACAAGGCGCACATCTTCGGTGCCCCGCTGGCCGCGAAGTTCATGGACGACGCGGGGAAGATCGAGAACCTCGGTGCTTCCCTGACCGACGTCCGCGTTGTCACGGTCATCATGATCGTCCTGATGTCGGCGTCGCAGTTCTACACGCAGCGCCAGCTGATGACCAAGAACGTCGACCTCACGGTGAAGACGCCGTTCATGCAGCAGCAGAAGATGCTGATGTATGTCTTCCCCGTCATGTTCGCCGTCTTCGGCATCAACTTCCCCGTCGGTGTTCTCGTCTACTGGCTGACCACCAACGTGTGGACCCTGGGCCAGCAGATGTTCGTCATCCGTCGTAACCCGACTCCCGGCAGCAAGGCCTTCACGGAGCGCCAGGAGCGGCTGCGTGCCAAGGGCAAGCTGGTGGAGGCCCCGGCCGAGGTCGCGGCGAAGCAGGCCGCCGAGGAGGCGCGCCAGCAGCGCCAGCAGCCCAAGCGTCAGCCGAAGTCCAAGCGGCAGGCCGCGGCCGGCGGCGGGCAGGCTCGTACGCGGGCCGGCTCCGGGCAGGGTGCTTCGCAGAAACAGTCGCTGGAGAAGAAGGCCCCGCAGGACAGCAAGGCGAACGGCGCCACCCCCGCGAAGGGCGGCTCCGCCTCCGGATCCCGCAACACCAAGTCCGGACAGCGCAAGGGCCAGCAGCGCCCCAAGCACCCGTCCAAGAAGTAA
- a CDS encoding AAA family ATPase has translation MAGSAHREPDVEESESLRSDANIAGPMTDPVPGPRSQSFGDDVSRETPPPMDETPIGRAAQLAVEALGRAGEGLPRPEQTRVMVVANQKGGVGKTTTTVNLAASLALHGARVLVIDLDPQGNASTALGIDHHAEVPSIYDVLVESRPLSDVVQPVVDVEGLFCAPATIDLAGAEIELVSLVARESRLDRAIKAYEQPLDYIFIDCPPSLGLLTVNALVAGAEVLIPIQCEYYALEGLGQLLRNVDLVRGHLNPKLHVSTILLTMYDGRTRLASQVAEEVRNHFGGEVLRTSIPRSVRISEAPSYGQTVLTYDPGSSGSLSYLEAAREIALRGAPQTAGQGLDITYEAQHSMSEGTQ, from the coding sequence ATGGCAGGCTCTGCACATCGCGAGCCTGATGTCGAGGAGAGTGAATCCTTGCGGTCCGACGCCAACATCGCGGGACCGATGACCGATCCGGTCCCCGGTCCCCGTAGCCAGTCGTTCGGGGACGACGTTTCACGTGAAACGCCGCCCCCGATGGACGAGACCCCGATCGGTCGTGCAGCTCAGCTTGCGGTGGAGGCACTTGGCCGCGCGGGTGAGGGGCTGCCTCGGCCCGAACAGACCCGGGTCATGGTGGTTGCCAACCAGAAGGGCGGGGTCGGCAAGACCACGACCACGGTGAATCTGGCAGCCTCACTCGCCCTGCACGGAGCACGGGTTCTTGTGATCGATCTCGACCCTCAGGGCAATGCCTCGACGGCGCTGGGGATCGACCATCATGCCGAAGTGCCGTCGATCTATGACGTGCTGGTGGAGAGCAGGCCGCTCTCCGACGTGGTGCAGCCGGTGGTGGATGTGGAAGGGCTGTTCTGTGCGCCCGCCACGATCGACCTGGCCGGCGCCGAGATCGAGCTGGTCTCGCTGGTGGCACGGGAGAGCCGGCTGGACCGGGCCATCAAGGCGTATGAACAGCCGCTGGACTACATCTTCATCGACTGCCCACCCTCGCTCGGACTGCTGACCGTCAACGCTCTGGTCGCCGGCGCGGAGGTGCTGATCCCGATCCAGTGTGAGTACTACGCCCTTGAGGGCCTGGGGCAACTGCTCAGGAACGTCGACCTGGTGCGGGGACATCTCAACCCCAAGCTCCATGTCTCGACGATTCTGCTCACCATGTACGACGGCCGTACCCGACTGGCTTCCCAGGTCGCCGAAGAGGTGCGCAATCATTTCGGTGGCGAAGTGCTCCGTACGAGCATCCCCCGCTCGGTGCGTATCTCCGAGGCGCCCAGCTACGGCCAGACAGTGCTCACCTATGACCCGGGATCCAGCGGTTCGCTCTCCTACCTCGAAGCCGCCAGAGAGATCGCGTTGCGGGGGGCGCCCCAGACCGCGGGCCAGGGCCTGGACATCACCTACGAAGCACAGCACAGCATGTCGGAGGGGACTCAGTGA